The Streptomyces europaeiscabiei genome window below encodes:
- a CDS encoding DUF475 domain-containing protein: protein MVLKTFGWSFAVTALGLVAAVLYDGWTALGLVAILCVLEISLSFDNAVVNAGIVKKMNAFWQKIFLTIGILIAVFGMRLVFPVVIVAISAKLGPIEAVDLALTDKNQYQQYVTDAHPSIAAFGGMFLLMIFLDFIFEDRDIKWLGWLERPLSKLGKIDMLSACIAMIVLLITSMTFATQAHQHGGTHADKAQTVLISGLAGLITYLIVGGLSGYFENKLEEDEEREHEEEEEAARTGKPRSAVALAGKAAFFMFLYLEVLDASFSFDGVIGAFAITNDIVLMALGLGVGAMYVRSLTVYLVRQGTLDDYVYLEHGAHYAIGALAGILLVTIQYEINEFITGSVGVILIAWSFWSSVRRNKGLAAEEGKADAADKAEVSSGV from the coding sequence GTGGTTCTGAAAACCTTCGGCTGGTCGTTCGCGGTCACCGCGCTCGGCTTGGTAGCAGCTGTTCTCTACGACGGATGGACGGCGCTCGGGCTTGTCGCGATCCTGTGCGTCCTGGAGATCTCGCTGTCGTTCGACAACGCGGTGGTCAACGCCGGGATCGTCAAGAAGATGAATGCCTTCTGGCAGAAAATCTTCCTCACCATCGGCATCCTGATCGCCGTTTTCGGTATGCGGCTGGTATTCCCCGTCGTCATCGTCGCCATCAGCGCCAAACTGGGCCCGATCGAGGCCGTCGACCTGGCGCTCACCGACAAGAACCAGTACCAGCAGTACGTGACCGACGCCCACCCGTCGATCGCGGCCTTCGGCGGTATGTTCCTGCTGATGATCTTCCTGGACTTCATCTTCGAGGACCGGGACATCAAGTGGCTGGGCTGGCTGGAGCGTCCGCTGTCCAAGCTCGGCAAGATCGACATGCTGTCGGCCTGTATCGCGATGATCGTCCTGCTGATCACCTCGATGACCTTCGCGACCCAGGCCCACCAGCACGGCGGCACCCATGCCGACAAGGCGCAGACGGTCCTGATCTCCGGACTCGCGGGTCTGATCACCTATCTCATCGTCGGTGGTCTCTCCGGCTACTTCGAGAACAAGCTGGAGGAGGACGAGGAGCGCGAGCACGAGGAGGAGGAAGAGGCGGCGCGCACCGGCAAGCCGCGCTCGGCCGTCGCCCTCGCGGGCAAGGCCGCGTTCTTCATGTTCCTCTACCTGGAGGTCCTGGACGCGTCCTTCTCCTTCGACGGTGTCATCGGCGCCTTCGCCATCACCAACGACATCGTCCTGATGGCGCTGGGCCTCGGTGTCGGCGCGATGTACGTCCGGTCGCTGACCGTGTACCTGGTCCGCCAGGGCACCCTCGACGACTACGTCTACCTGGAGCACGGCGCCCACTACGCGATCGGTGCCCTCGCCGGCATCCTGCTCGTCACCATCCAGTACGAGATCAACGAGTTCATCACCGGTTCCGTCGGTGTCATCCTGATCGCCTGGTCCTTCTGGTCCTCCGTGC
- a CDS encoding TerD family protein, with the protein MGVTLAKGGNVSLSKAAPNLTQVLVGLGWDVRTTTGAPFDLDASALLCQGGRVLGDEWFVFYNNLTSPDGSVEHTGDNLTGEGDGDDESLIIDLSRVPASVDKIVFPVSIHDAENRGQAFGQVSNAFIRVVNQADGQELARYDLSEDASTETAMIFGEVYRYGGEWKFRAVGQGYASGLRGIALDFGVNVS; encoded by the coding sequence ATGGGCGTCACACTCGCCAAGGGAGGAAATGTCTCCCTCTCCAAGGCCGCGCCGAACCTCACTCAAGTGTTGGTCGGGCTCGGCTGGGACGTCCGGACCACCACCGGAGCCCCTTTCGACCTCGACGCCAGCGCACTGCTGTGTCAGGGCGGCCGGGTGCTGGGGGACGAGTGGTTCGTCTTCTACAACAACCTCACGAGTCCCGACGGCTCGGTCGAGCACACCGGCGACAACCTCACCGGTGAGGGCGACGGCGACGACGAGTCGCTGATCATCGACCTCTCCCGGGTGCCGGCCAGCGTCGACAAGATCGTCTTTCCCGTCTCCATCCATGACGCAGAGAACCGCGGCCAGGCCTTCGGCCAGGTCAGCAACGCCTTCATTCGTGTCGTCAACCAGGCGGACGGCCAGGAACTCGCCCGTTACGACCTCTCCGAGGACGCCTCCACCGAGACCGCGATGATCTTCGGCGAGGTCTACCGCTACGGCGGCGAGTGGAAGTTCCGAGCGGTGGGACAGGGGTACGCGTCCGGCCTTCGAGGCATCGCACTCGACTTCGGTGTGAACGTCTCGTAG
- a CDS encoding calcium homeostasis/redox stress adaptation protein: protein MGVSLSKGGNVSLTKEAPGLTAVIVGLGWDIRTTTGTDFDLDASALLLDSSGKVSSDANFIFFNNLKSPDGSVEHTGDNLTGEGEGDDEQIKVNLAGVPAEIEKIVFPVSIYDAENRQQSFGQVRNAFIRVVNQAGGAELARYDLSEDASTETAMVFGELYRHGAEWKFRAIGQGYASGLRGIAQDFGVNV, encoded by the coding sequence GTGGGAGTCAGCCTCAGCAAGGGCGGCAACGTATCGCTGACCAAGGAGGCGCCGGGCCTGACCGCGGTCATCGTGGGTCTGGGGTGGGACATCCGCACCACGACCGGCACCGACTTCGACCTGGACGCCAGCGCCCTGTTGCTGGACTCGTCGGGCAAGGTCAGCAGCGACGCCAACTTCATCTTCTTCAACAACCTGAAGAGCCCGGACGGCTCGGTCGAGCACACCGGCGACAACCTCACCGGTGAGGGCGAGGGCGACGACGAGCAGATCAAGGTCAACCTCGCGGGCGTCCCGGCCGAGATCGAGAAGATCGTCTTCCCGGTCTCGATCTACGACGCCGAGAACCGCCAGCAGTCCTTCGGCCAGGTCCGCAACGCGTTCATCCGCGTGGTGAACCAGGCGGGCGGGGCGGAGCTCGCCCGCTACGACCTCTCCGAGGACGCCTCCACCGAGACCGCCATGGTCTTCGGCGAGCTGTACCGGCACGGCGCCGAGTGGAAGTTCCGCGCCATCGGCCAGGGCTACGCCTCGGGTCTGCGCGGCATCGCCCAGGACTTCGGTGTGAACGTCTGA
- a CDS encoding peroxiredoxin → MAIQVGDKAPDFELRDNHGATVRLADFRGEKNVVVLFYPFAFTGVCTGELCELRDNLPRFGHDDVQLLAVSNDSIHTLRVFAEQENLEYPLLSDFWPHGEVSRAYGVFDADKGCAVRGTFIVDKEGVVRWSVVNALPDARDLNEYLAALDTL, encoded by the coding sequence ATGGCGATCCAGGTCGGCGACAAGGCTCCCGACTTCGAGCTCAGGGACAACCACGGCGCCACCGTGCGCCTCGCGGACTTCCGGGGCGAGAAGAACGTGGTGGTGCTCTTCTACCCGTTCGCGTTCACCGGGGTCTGCACCGGGGAACTGTGCGAGCTGCGGGACAACCTGCCGAGATTCGGACACGACGACGTGCAGCTGCTGGCCGTGTCGAACGACTCGATCCACACGCTGCGGGTCTTCGCCGAGCAGGAGAACCTGGAGTACCCGCTCCTGTCGGACTTCTGGCCGCACGGCGAGGTCTCCCGGGCGTACGGCGTGTTCGACGCGGACAAGGGCTGCGCGGTGCGCGGCACGTTCATCGTCGACAAGGAGGGCGTCGTCCGCTGGTCGGTCGTCAACGCCCTGCCGGACGCGCGCGACCTGAACGAGTACCTCGCCGCCCTGGACACCCTGTGA
- a CDS encoding DUF3052 domain-containing protein, translating to MSATADHAEERTNPAARLGFQPEQVVQEIGYDDDVDQELRESIEEVVGSELVDEDYDDVADAVVLWFRDDDGDLTDVLVDATTYIEEGGSILLLTPKTGRDGYVEPSDISEAATTAGLSASKSVSVGKDWSGSRLVTPKAAKSKK from the coding sequence GTGAGCGCGACCGCGGACCACGCGGAGGAGCGGACGAACCCTGCCGCAAGGCTGGGGTTCCAGCCCGAGCAGGTGGTCCAGGAGATCGGCTACGACGACGATGTCGACCAGGAGCTCCGCGAGTCCATCGAAGAAGTCGTAGGCAGTGAGCTCGTCGACGAGGACTATGACGACGTGGCCGATGCCGTCGTGCTGTGGTTCCGAGACGACGACGGCGACCTGACCGACGTACTGGTGGACGCCACCACGTACATCGAGGAGGGTGGCTCGATCCTGCTGCTGACGCCCAAGACAGGGCGGGACGGCTATGTGGAGCCCAGCGACATCTCCGAAGCCGCGACGACCGCGGGACTGTCCGCGTCGAAGAGCGTCAGCGTCGGCAAGGACTGGAGTGGGAGCCGGTTGGTGACGCCGAAGGCAGCGAAGTCGAAGAAGTGA
- the aceE gene encoding pyruvate dehydrogenase (acetyl-transferring), homodimeric type, producing MASGSDRNPIIIGGLPSQVPDFDPEETQEWLDSLDAAVDERGRERARYLMLRLIERAREKRVAVPEMRSTDYVNTIPTKAEPFFPGNEEIERKILNATRWNAAVMVSRAQRPGIGVGGHIATFASSASLYDVGFNHFFRGKEEGDGGDQIFFQGHASPGIYARAYMLDRLDDQQLDAFRQEKSKAPHGLSSYPHPRLMPDFWEFPTVSMGLGPLGAIFQARMNRYMEARGIADTSKSHVWAFLGDGEMDEPESLGQLSIAAREGLDNLTFVVNCNLQRLDGPVRGNGKIIQELESQFRGAGWNVIKLVWDRSWDPLLAQDRDGVLVNRMNTTPDGQYQTYATETGAYIRDHFFGDDQRLRAMVQNMTDDQILHLGRGGHDHRKIYAAYKAAYEHKGQPTVILAKTVKGWTLGPNFEGRNATHQMKKLTVADLKGFRDRLHLPISDKELESGAPPYYHPGRDSEEIQYMHDRRKGLGGYVPTRVVRAKPLPLPEEKTYASVKKGSGQQSIATTMAFVRLLKDLMRDKEIGKRFVLIAPDEYRTFGMDSFFPSAKIYNPLGQQYEAVDRDLLLAYKESPTGQMLHDGISEAGCTASLIAAGSAYATHGEPLIPVYVFYSMFGFQRTGDQFWQMADQLARGFVLGATAGRTTLTGEGLQHADGHSQLLASTNPGCVAYDPAYGYEIAYIVQDGLRRMYGETADGKPGEDVFYYLTVYNEPIQHPAEPADVDVEGILKGIHRVKAGGSGSIPGQIIASGVAVPWAIEAQRILAADWNVKADVWSATSWNELRREAVEVERHNLLHPEEEQRVPYVTKKLSGAEGPFVAVSDWMRSVPDQISRWVPGTYQSLGADGFGFADTRGAARRFFHIDAQSIVVAVLTELAREGKVDRSVLKQAIDRYQLLDVAAADPGAAGGDA from the coding sequence GTGGCTTCCGGATCCGATCGCAATCCGATCATCATTGGCGGCCTTCCGAGTCAGGTCCCTGACTTCGATCCCGAGGAGACCCAGGAGTGGCTCGACTCGCTCGACGCCGCCGTGGACGAGCGCGGCCGTGAGCGCGCGCGCTACCTGATGCTACGACTCATCGAGCGGGCCCGTGAGAAGCGCGTGGCCGTGCCCGAGATGCGCAGCACGGACTACGTCAACACCATCCCGACCAAGGCCGAGCCGTTCTTCCCGGGCAACGAGGAGATCGAGCGGAAGATCCTCAACGCGACCCGGTGGAACGCCGCCGTGATGGTGTCGCGCGCCCAGCGGCCCGGTATCGGCGTCGGTGGCCACATCGCGACCTTCGCCTCCTCCGCCTCCCTCTACGACGTGGGCTTCAACCACTTCTTCCGTGGCAAGGAGGAGGGTGACGGCGGCGACCAGATCTTCTTCCAGGGCCACGCCTCCCCCGGCATCTACGCCCGCGCGTACATGCTGGACCGGCTCGACGACCAGCAGCTGGACGCCTTCCGCCAGGAGAAGTCGAAGGCGCCGCACGGCCTGTCCAGCTACCCGCACCCGCGGCTGATGCCGGACTTCTGGGAGTTCCCGACCGTGTCCATGGGCCTCGGCCCGCTGGGCGCGATCTTCCAGGCGCGGATGAACCGGTACATGGAGGCACGCGGTATCGCCGACACCTCCAAGTCCCATGTCTGGGCGTTCCTCGGCGACGGCGAGATGGACGAGCCGGAGTCGCTCGGTCAGCTGTCGATCGCCGCGCGCGAGGGCCTGGACAACCTCACGTTCGTCGTCAACTGCAACCTCCAGCGCCTCGACGGGCCGGTGCGCGGCAACGGCAAGATCATCCAGGAGCTGGAGTCGCAGTTCCGCGGCGCCGGCTGGAACGTGATCAAGCTGGTCTGGGACCGCTCCTGGGACCCGCTGCTCGCACAGGACCGCGACGGTGTGCTGGTCAACCGGATGAACACCACTCCGGACGGCCAGTACCAGACGTACGCCACCGAGACCGGCGCATACATCCGCGACCACTTCTTCGGTGACGACCAGCGGCTGCGCGCGATGGTCCAGAACATGACCGACGACCAGATCCTGCACCTGGGCCGCGGCGGTCACGACCACCGGAAGATCTACGCGGCGTACAAGGCCGCCTACGAGCACAAGGGCCAGCCGACGGTCATCCTGGCGAAGACGGTCAAGGGCTGGACGCTGGGCCCGAACTTCGAGGGCCGCAACGCCACGCACCAGATGAAGAAGCTGACGGTCGCCGACCTCAAGGGCTTCCGCGACCGCCTCCACCTGCCCATCTCCGACAAGGAGCTGGAGTCCGGCGCACCGCCGTACTACCACCCGGGGCGGGACTCGGAGGAGATCCAGTACATGCACGACCGCCGCAAGGGCCTCGGCGGGTACGTCCCGACGCGGGTCGTGCGTGCGAAGCCTCTGCCCCTGCCCGAGGAAAAGACGTACGCGAGTGTGAAGAAGGGTTCCGGTCAGCAGTCCATCGCCACCACCATGGCGTTCGTACGACTGCTGAAGGACCTCATGCGGGACAAGGAGATCGGCAAGCGGTTCGTGCTGATCGCGCCCGACGAGTACCGCACCTTCGGTATGGACTCGTTCTTCCCGAGCGCGAAGATCTACAACCCGCTCGGCCAGCAGTACGAGGCGGTCGACCGCGATCTGCTGCTCGCCTACAAGGAGTCGCCGACGGGGCAGATGCTGCACGACGGCATCTCCGAGGCGGGCTGTACGGCTTCGCTGATCGCGGCCGGTTCGGCGTACGCCACGCACGGCGAGCCGCTCATCCCGGTCTACGTCTTCTACTCGATGTTCGGTTTCCAGCGCACCGGCGACCAGTTCTGGCAGATGGCCGACCAGCTGGCGCGCGGCTTCGTCCTGGGCGCGACCGCCGGCCGTACGACGCTGACCGGTGAGGGTCTGCAGCACGCGGACGGACACTCGCAGCTGCTCGCCTCGACGAACCCGGGCTGTGTCGCGTACGACCCGGCGTACGGGTACGAGATCGCGTACATCGTGCAGGACGGTCTGCGCCGGATGTACGGCGAGACCGCGGACGGCAAGCCGGGCGAGGACGTCTTCTACTACCTCACCGTCTACAACGAGCCGATCCAGCACCCGGCCGAGCCGGCCGACGTGGACGTGGAGGGCATCCTCAAGGGCATCCACCGCGTCAAGGCCGGCGGGTCGGGCTCGATCCCGGGGCAGATCATCGCCTCCGGTGTCGCGGTGCCGTGGGCGATCGAGGCGCAGCGGATCCTGGCCGCCGACTGGAACGTGAAGGCGGACGTCTGGTCGGCGACCTCCTGGAACGAGCTGCGCCGCGAGGCCGTCGAGGTGGAGCGGCACAACCTGCTGCACCCCGAGGAGGAGCAGCGCGTGCCGTACGTGACGAAGAAGCTGAGCGGCGCCGAGGGTCCGTTCGTGGCCGTCTCCGACTGGATGCGGTCGGTGCCGGACCAGATCTCGCGGTGGGTGCCCGGCACGTACCAGTCGCTGGGCGCGGACGGCTTCGGTTTCGCGGACACCCGGGGCGCGGCCCGGCGCTTCTTCCACATCGACGCGCAGTCGATCGTGGTCGCGGTGCTGACCGAGCTGGCGCGCGAGGGCAAGGTCGACCGTTCGGTGCTCAAGCAGGCCATCGACCGCTACCAGCTGCTCGACGTGGCGGCGGCCGACCCGGGCGCCGCGGGCGGCGACGCGTAG
- a CDS encoding potassium channel family protein, which produces MKQRTASAQIRWEQHTQRPLFGLAVVFAVAYAVPIVRPDVSDRVEWWCDAAEWGVWAAFALDYVVRLALTEQRREFVRTRWLDLAAVLLPMIQPLRLLRIVATLLLVGQRARMASQIRLTTYVGGAVVGLLMFGSLAVLSVERDAPGGNIDTLDDAVWWSFTTMTTVGYGDHAPTTGLGRVLAVGLMLSGIALLGVVTANIAAWFISRFEKDDAEERRQTEAIAELAEEVRLLRAEVSALRAAPGAALEKQRR; this is translated from the coding sequence ATGAAGCAGCGAACCGCCTCGGCACAGATCCGTTGGGAACAGCACACACAGCGGCCACTGTTCGGCCTGGCCGTGGTGTTCGCCGTCGCGTACGCCGTGCCGATCGTCCGGCCGGACGTGAGCGACCGGGTGGAGTGGTGGTGCGACGCCGCCGAGTGGGGGGTGTGGGCCGCGTTCGCGCTCGACTACGTCGTCCGGCTGGCGCTCACCGAGCAGCGCCGGGAGTTCGTGCGGACCCGGTGGCTGGACCTGGCGGCCGTGCTGCTGCCGATGATCCAGCCGCTGCGACTGCTGCGGATCGTGGCGACGTTGCTGCTGGTGGGGCAGCGGGCGCGGATGGCCTCGCAGATACGGCTCACGACGTATGTCGGCGGGGCGGTCGTCGGGCTGTTGATGTTCGGGTCGCTGGCGGTGCTGTCCGTGGAGCGGGATGCCCCCGGCGGGAACATCGACACGCTGGACGACGCGGTGTGGTGGTCGTTCACGACGATGACGACGGTGGGGTACGGGGACCATGCGCCGACCACCGGGCTGGGGCGGGTGCTGGCGGTCGGGCTGATGCTCTCGGGGATCGCCCTGCTGGGTGTGGTGACCGCGAACATCGCGGCGTGGTTCATATCGCGGTTCGAGAAGGACGACGCGGAGGAGCGGCGTCAGACCGAGGCGATAGCGGAGCTGGCGGAGGAGGTCCGGCTGTTGCGGGCGGAGGTTTCGGCGCTGCGGGCCGCGCCGGGGGCGGCCCTGGAGAAGCAGCGCCGATGA
- a CDS encoding small hydrophobic protein — MAGFGQGTRRHPRSRGRTGSRTGPDRATLGIIGVICAIAGFFVLGIVLGPVAIICGWLAMNRTWSGARPVPAIIAVVLGAIDTVLAIIWLAGTATPGAGFF; from the coding sequence ATGGCGGGCTTTGGGCAGGGTACGCGCAGGCACCCCCGATCACGTGGCCGGACGGGGTCACGGACCGGGCCGGATCGCGCGACCCTCGGGATCATCGGAGTCATCTGCGCGATCGCGGGATTCTTCGTCCTGGGCATCGTGCTCGGCCCCGTGGCGATCATCTGCGGCTGGCTGGCCATGAACCGCACCTGGTCCGGTGCCCGCCCCGTTCCCGCGATCATCGCGGTCGTTCTGGGCGCCATAGACACCGTCCTGGCCATCATCTGGCTGGCGGGCACGGCCACGCCGGGCGCCGGCTTTTTCTGA
- a CDS encoding MFS transporter — translation MTSQTTVDKTGPGDKAPVVPSDPTTNQGRGLRGHPWFTLLTVAVGVMMVALDGTIVAIANPVIADDLKASFAEVQWITNAYFLALAVTLITAGKLGDRFGHRQTFLIGVVGFAAASGAIGLSDSVAFVVVFRVFQGLFGALLMPAALGLLRATFPAEKLNMAIGIWGMVIGASTAGGPILGGFLVENVSWQSVFWINVPVGVLAVALGAWILLDHRAENAPRSFDVLGIALLSGAMFCLVWALIKAPTWGWGDGLTWTFVVASVAGFGLFAFWETKVKEPLIPLGLFRSVPLSAGVVLMVLMAIAFMGGLFFVTFYLQNVHGMSPIDAGLHLLPLTGMMIVGSPLAGAIITKAGPRIPLAGGMALTAIAMYGMSTLETDTGSAVMSLWFALLGLGLAPVMVGATEVIVGNAPLELSGVAGGLQQAAMQIGGSLGTAVLGAVMASKVDGDLPGNWTDAGLPPLTEAQLGQASEAVQVGVPPVAEGTPPEIAAKIATVAHDTFMSGMSLASLVAAGVAAIAVLVAFLTKRGENAEAGAGAAHI, via the coding sequence ATGACTAGTCAGACCACTGTCGACAAGACGGGACCGGGGGACAAGGCGCCAGTCGTCCCGTCGGACCCGACGACGAACCAGGGCCGGGGCCTGCGCGGCCATCCCTGGTTCACCCTCCTCACCGTGGCCGTCGGCGTGATGATGGTCGCCCTCGACGGCACCATCGTGGCGATCGCCAACCCGGTCATCGCGGACGACCTGAAGGCGAGTTTCGCCGAGGTCCAGTGGATCACCAACGCGTACTTCCTCGCGCTGGCGGTCACGCTCATCACCGCGGGCAAGCTGGGCGACCGCTTCGGCCACCGCCAGACCTTCCTCATCGGCGTGGTCGGCTTCGCCGCCGCCTCCGGAGCCATCGGCCTGTCCGACTCGGTCGCCTTCGTGGTGGTCTTCCGGGTCTTCCAGGGCCTGTTCGGCGCGCTGCTGATGCCGGCCGCGCTCGGCCTGCTCCGTGCCACCTTCCCCGCCGAGAAGCTGAACATGGCGATCGGTATCTGGGGCATGGTCATCGGCGCCTCCACCGCGGGCGGCCCGATCCTCGGCGGCTTCCTCGTGGAGAACGTCAGCTGGCAGTCGGTGTTCTGGATCAACGTCCCCGTCGGCGTCCTCGCCGTGGCGCTGGGCGCCTGGATCCTGCTGGACCACCGCGCCGAGAACGCCCCGCGCTCCTTCGACGTCCTGGGCATAGCCCTGCTGTCCGGGGCCATGTTCTGCCTGGTCTGGGCGCTCATCAAGGCCCCCACGTGGGGTTGGGGCGACGGCCTGACGTGGACGTTCGTCGTCGCGTCCGTCGCCGGCTTCGGTCTCTTCGCCTTCTGGGAGACGAAGGTCAAGGAGCCGCTGATCCCGCTGGGCCTCTTCCGTTCCGTCCCCCTGTCCGCGGGTGTCGTCCTGATGGTCCTGATGGCCATCGCCTTCATGGGCGGCCTGTTCTTCGTGACCTTCTATCTCCAGAACGTGCACGGGATGAGCCCCATCGACGCGGGTCTGCACCTTCTCCCGCTCACCGGCATGATGATCGTCGGCTCGCCGCTGGCGGGCGCGATCATCACCAAGGCCGGACCGCGCATCCCCCTGGCCGGCGGCATGGCTCTCACCGCGATCGCCATGTACGGCATGTCGACGCTGGAGACCGACACCGGCAGCGCCGTGATGTCCCTCTGGTTCGCGCTCCTCGGCCTCGGCCTCGCCCCGGTCATGGTCGGCGCCACCGAGGTCATCGTCGGCAACGCGCCCCTGGAGCTGTCCGGTGTCGCCGGCGGCCTCCAGCAGGCCGCGATGCAGATCGGCGGCAGCCTCGGTACGGCCGTGCTGGGTGCCGTGATGGCCTCCAAGGTCGACGGGGACCTGCCGGGCAACTGGACGGACGCCGGGCTCCCGCCGCTCACCGAGGCCCAGCTCGGCCAGGCCTCCGAGGCCGTCCAGGTCGGTGTCCCCCCGGTTGCCGAGGGCACCCCGCCGGAGATCGCCGCGAAGATCGCCACGGTCGCGCACGACACGTTCATGTCCGGCATGAGCCTGGCTTCGCTCGTCGCCGCCGGTGTGGCGGCGATCGCCGTCCTCGTGGCGTTCCTGACCAAGCGCGGCGAGAACGCGGAGGCGGGTGCCGGAGCGGCGCACATCTGA
- a CDS encoding TetR family transcriptional regulator: METAATTAQERPGLRERKKQRTHDALLRAALELFTTQGYEATTVDEIAEAVDVSQRTFFRYFAGKEEAALAVVGLTQEHFLAAVRARPAHEAPLEAMRNAVLEGWDAIGEAVDQVVPVDLHLRAYGLIESTPALLAAHLRRSDEVAREIERIIAEREGLDVDTDPRPRVAVALFGGVMRVTERMWALGGDLSKDAMRELTAAHLDAVRPTLAEKWRTD, from the coding sequence ATGGAGACGGCTGCGACGACGGCTCAGGAGCGGCCGGGACTGCGCGAGCGGAAGAAGCAGCGCACGCACGACGCGCTGCTGCGTGCCGCCCTGGAGCTGTTCACGACCCAGGGGTACGAGGCGACGACGGTCGACGAGATCGCCGAGGCCGTCGACGTCTCGCAGCGCACCTTCTTCCGTTACTTCGCGGGCAAGGAGGAGGCCGCACTCGCGGTGGTGGGCCTCACCCAGGAGCACTTCCTGGCGGCCGTGCGCGCCCGGCCGGCGCACGAGGCGCCGCTGGAGGCGATGCGCAACGCCGTCCTGGAGGGCTGGGACGCCATCGGCGAGGCCGTCGACCAGGTCGTTCCCGTCGACCTCCATCTGCGTGCCTACGGCTTGATCGAGTCGACGCCCGCGTTGCTGGCCGCGCATCTGCGCCGCTCGGACGAGGTGGCGCGGGAGATCGAGCGGATCATCGCCGAGCGTGAGGGGCTCGACGTGGACACCGACCCCCGGCCGCGGGTGGCGGTGGCCCTCTTCGGCGGGGTGATGCGGGTGACCGAACGCATGTGGGCCCTGGGCGGCGACCTCAGCAAGGACGCGATGCGCGAGCTGACCGCCGCACATCTGGACGCCGTACGGCCGACGTTGGCCGAAAAGTGGCGCACTGACTGA
- a CDS encoding alpha/beta hydrolase: protein MTSFDSSPQLNVWRALLALAVVFVMLATTGWTAIRSHREESPLQASLSSWQRGHLDGRELPDAESSPHRLAAFFASLTAYQRTRLAHRYPLAVGNMNGAPVELRYRANRIALKQQSGLERERMHDQRLSETGRYEAGRRMHRLDMLAVKKRHILAFSPEGNGRVAEVFGSLDKAERVSVVVPGVDTNVINFQRTNRRYSAPVGMAEALYEAERSAGPGTRTAVIAWADYTAPTGLGLDSATALRAEQGSVRLNALVRSLPGGSTVALVCHSYGSVVCGVAAPSLPSRVTDIAVAGSPGMRAETVGHLRTAARVWAMRDADDWIQDVPYLEVGGLGHGADPVSSEFGARILSAADAQGHSGYFEPGTESLYNFAEIGIGAYESVHCAREDDACLAGLSDSTAA from the coding sequence GTGACTTCCTTCGACTCCTCCCCGCAACTGAACGTCTGGCGCGCACTGCTGGCGCTGGCCGTGGTTTTCGTGATGCTGGCGACCACCGGCTGGACCGCGATCCGCAGCCATCGCGAGGAGTCGCCGCTGCAGGCGTCGCTCTCCTCGTGGCAGCGCGGACACCTCGACGGCCGCGAACTGCCGGACGCCGAATCGTCCCCGCACCGCCTGGCCGCCTTCTTCGCCTCGCTCACCGCGTACCAGCGCACCAGGCTCGCCCACCGGTATCCGCTCGCCGTCGGCAACATGAACGGCGCCCCCGTCGAGCTGCGGTACCGGGCCAACCGCATCGCGCTGAAGCAGCAGAGCGGTCTTGAACGAGAACGCATGCACGACCAGCGGCTCTCCGAGACCGGCCGGTACGAGGCCGGCCGCCGGATGCACCGCCTCGACATGCTCGCCGTGAAGAAGCGGCACATCCTCGCCTTCAGCCCCGAAGGCAACGGCCGGGTCGCCGAGGTCTTCGGCAGCCTCGACAAGGCGGAGCGCGTCTCGGTCGTCGTCCCCGGCGTCGACACCAACGTCATCAACTTCCAGCGCACCAACCGCCGGTACTCCGCGCCCGTCGGCATGGCCGAAGCGCTCTACGAGGCCGAGCGTTCGGCGGGCCCCGGGACGCGTACGGCCGTGATCGCCTGGGCCGACTACACCGCGCCCACCGGCCTCGGCCTCGACTCGGCCACCGCGCTCCGCGCCGAACAGGGCTCGGTCCGGCTGAACGCGCTGGTGCGGAGCCTGCCCGGCGGTTCCACCGTCGCGCTGGTGTGCCACAGCTACGGCTCCGTGGTGTGCGGGGTCGCCGCACCCTCGCTGCCGTCGCGGGTCACCGACATCGCGGTCGCGGGCAGCCCCGGCATGCGTGCCGAGACGGTCGGTCATCTGCGTACCGCGGCCCGGGTGTGGGCCATGCGGGACGCCGACGACTGGATCCAGGACGTGCCGTACCTGGAGGTCGGCGGGCTCGGCCACGGCGCCGACCCGGTCTCCTCGGAGTTCGGGGCGCGCATCCTGTCGGCGGCCGACGCCCAAGGGCACAGCGGCTATTTCGAGCCGGGTACCGAAAGCCTGTACAACTTCGCCGAAATCGGCATCGGCGCCTATGAGTCGGTGCACTGTGCGCGGGAGGACGACGCGTGCCTGGCGGGTCTGTCCGACAGCACTGCGGCCTGA